The genomic DNA GTTGCCACGTCAGATGCTGGCTCCGTCTCATTTGCCACCAGCTGGATTATCAGCTTGGAGCTTATTCGCATATTGCATACACCTGGTGATCAGTCAATTATCACTGATGTTGATCCGTCTGCATATTTTCACTTTACCAGAACCGACAATATTATCTCAGGTTGAGTTGCCTCCACTCTTGCATAGTTCCTTGACTAGGTTCAGTATGGCCACCCGTTCTCCCCCTCCAAGTCTCGTTCATGTTTCGCTCTCCCTGCACCCAGGGGACCAGGCCCACGACACATCGATTCCGAGCTCTCGATGTCACGTGGTCTAACTCATCTTCGATCAAAATGGACATCAGACATTAATACCATCGGCCCCTTCACTGGAGCAATATGCATGGATCCAGTTTCAGCTCAAGTGATGCTGCTAACCATGGGGGGGAAGACATCGTTTCAGAGTTCTCCATCTCCGCTGATAGCTTCGAGCTGCTAATATTGCTGATttttgggcctgttcgcttcagcttataagccggctgaaaagttgaaacggctgatttgttgtgagaggaaaatactgtttggtggctgataagccgactgaataagctgaagcgaaagTTGTTGATGATTCGGAGAAATCAAACTCACACTGACCTGACTAGTTGTTCGCAATTTTTCTCATCACAAAGTCCGCCGTTGATTCTTCCGCGCTCGTGGGTCCAGCCGTCCGATCTGGACAACGGACCAGCGCTTCCAGTTCCACCGTTCGTCGTTCCCCTCCCTCCCAAGTCCGAGCTCCGAACCGGGGCATGGGCCTCTGGGCCTACCCTCGCACGCGTCTCCATCCCCCATGCGTCAGTGGGTGAGAAGTGAGAACGGCGCACCTCCCTTGCAAGCGCCGCCGTGCCTTCGTTCGGCAGTGGCCCGATGGCCGTCTCTCGGCCCCGCATCGGCGTGCTCCGTAGGTGGTACTCCTCTGCTCGTCTGCTGGCTGCAGATGTCTCCAGCACTGCTCCCCACATGTGGGGGACTGGGGTGGCCATGGCCCGCTGAGGTCGCAGACCTCGCGCACCCATTGGTCTATGTTGAAAGGTAGAACCCCAACTGGATGGTACGAGACGTCGACTGCTGGGCTAAACTTTCGAGTGTTTTAATCTGAAAAGCTTCTTAACCTTCGACTGAAAAGTCGAAACTTCGTGCTGAATTCGTTGAGTTGGACGCGTGCAACTGTAAACTGATCCCACAAATATTGCAGGCCTTCTATTGACTGACTTGAAATCATTTGGCGGCACTTGATCTGCAACGGCGACTGTATTATTTTAGTTCTCCTTGCAATCCATCGTCACAAGATGCTCACTGATGATGGCTTAGGCTCTTGTGTACGGCATTAGTGAATAGAAAACGCTTGGCATGGATGGTGTGCGATCAGCAACCATTATTTGGGTTTTTGTTTTGACTAAGCAGGCTGAACTGTGCGAGCACAGAGCGAATACTTGGCTAAACCTTAGTCTTACATCGTTTTCTTTCCTATCGTTGTACACTTGTACTGCAAGGCAACCATCAGCTCGATAGGACCATATTAGCAGGCTTACTGATCGATAATTacaaaaaggtagctttcatcAAGTCTGCTTATGTGATACAAATAGTATAATGttgtttcccttttcttttcctcgaAGGAGTGAAAAGGACCTACGCTAAAATAGCATTACATTGTAAGTCATACAGcagtacatttttttttctgtgcatGCCATCTAATTCTTTACTTTCAGTTTCAGAATCAGCTATTGAAGCGGCAAGATGGTTAATTTTGGAAAGAGGTTGATGGTAGATCAAGTAGAAGAATGGAAAGGGTatgacttttctttttattttttcaggcaaaggtttttttttcatttatgcCCCACACTAGGACATACTGATACACCAAACTAGTTATCGCCTTATAAGCTATGGCTGTCCCTACTATTGTCTTCTGGTTTAGTTAAATGAAACAAAATCTAGCAGTTATCCAATTGCAAGGATGCTCTACTAATGATAAGTCCTAAGTCGATACCCACTAATGCAAGCTAGTTTCTCTTCTGTGTGTAACAATTGAGCAGAAATCTTATCAGCTTTTGTTCTTTCTACTGTTAGATACTACATCAATTACAAATTGATGAAGAAAATGTTAAAGCAATATGTTGAACAGACCCAAAATGGTGGGAAAGATCGTGAGCAAGTTCTTAAAGAGTTTTCAAGGATTCTTGATGACCAGGTATACAAAGAAAGCTTTCTCTTGAAATAACCACAAACAGAAGGTTTTGAGCATCATGTTCATTTTGTCAGTAGTCACTTGCAGTCAGCTCATGACTGGAACAGTGTCATACGACAAACGTAAGGGTCTTAGAGAAATGGCATAACTTGTTTTGGTTGTGGGCTAAAATGCTCGTTTGTTGCTTTGTTCCAGATTGAAAGGATCGTGCTTTTTCTGCTACAACAACAGGGCCGTCTTGCCAGTAGGATTGAGGAATTGGGAGAACAACGAACTGCTATTCTGGAACAGTATGATATATCACAAGTTTCTCAGCTACGTGATGCATACAGAGAAGTTGGGTTTGATCTTATAAAGCTTCTCCGCTTTGTCGATATAAATGCTACTGGTGTACGGAAGATACTAAAGAAATTTGATAAGCGCTTTGGCTACAAGTTTACAGATTATTATGTCACCACTCGCGCAAACCATCCTTATTCTCAGCTTCAGCAAGTCTTTAAGCAAGTGGTAATTTCCTTGTCTTATGCATTTTTAGGGCCCTTgcttttttccccctttcttCATGTGGCAGGTAATTTAGCACAGCCTTTTGTTTATTATGCACTCCACAACGCAGGGAATCGTAGCTGTTGTAGGTGCATTATCACGCAACCTTGAATATCTGCAACATCATGAAGGAAGTTTTGTATCAATCTATGATCATCCGGCAGTTACCTTGAAGGTACCATATCTCCACTATTTCATTCTCAGTTCAAAACTCTTTCTGATAAGTTTCTAAAATGAGAGGTGCCCTCTCTGACCTCTGAACTGCATGGCATTTCTTTCTTATGATATTCAGGACCCTATTATAGACCAAGTAAACCATGCAGTACAGAAACTTACACATGCCACGAATTTTATGCAATTCTTGGGACAACATGCACTTATTGTCCAGGAAGATGGACAAAGTGGCTCGGAGGATCTTGTTGATGACCAAAACTACCATTTCATGTCTCTGATGCTTAATTTAGTGAACACATTCCTTTATATGGTGAACACATATATCATTGTGCCAACTGCTGATGACTATGCAGTAAGCCTTGGGGCAGCTGCAACTGTCTGTGGTATAATTATTGGATCAATGGCAGTCGCTCAAGTGTTCTCCTCAGTCTACTTCAGCGCCTGGTCAAATAGGTCCTATTTCAGACCTCTTGTATTCAGTAGTATTATGCTGTTTTTCGGGAACCTGCTATATGCATTGGCATATGATCTGAATTCACTGATAGTTCTCCTGATTGGACGACTACTTTGCGGGTATGAAATTTTCTTGATTCACTCCTACATGTCACTTCATTTATGTTTCACCTTTGTAAGCTAGCATTGATCTGGGTCAGAAGTACTAGCATGGTAGGTGCAGGTTGAGGACCCTTGAGCTAAGGGCATATTCTAGAGTAGTATATTAGTACATACAAATTAAAATGGAAGCTTTCTAGCCTACAAAGTGATAAAGGGTTTGAAATGTGGTAATTTCTTGATGTCTTTTAAGGTGCCTCTGTGATTGAATTGGCGAAATGGAATGTGCAGGTTAGGTTCTGCAAGAGCAGTGAATCGTCGCTATATCAGTGACTGTGTGCCTCTCAAGATGAGGCTACAAGCCTCTGCCGGATTCGTTAGTGCTAGTGCTCTTGGCATGGCATGTGGCCCTGCTCTTGCTGGTTTTCTCCAGATTAAATTCAAGATATACTCGCTCAATTTTAATCAGAGCACATTACCTGGATGGGTCATGTGCATTGCTTGGCTTATTTACTTGCTGTGGTTGTGGCTTACATTCAAGGAGCCGGAACATTTTAGCAAAAGTGTGGTCAATAAACAGTCGTCAGAATCTGGTAAACTCTCAACCCACTGAAACAGTgacttgttttgtttgatttgagGAATTATACCCGAATCTAACCTCGTTGTACTATTAGGATGTGTAAGCTGCCTCTGGCAGTGTTTTTACCATTACCCGCAACTAGTCTGATTTGATGTTTATCTCTCTAAAATAGGTCACCAAGGAAACACTAACTTGGAGGAAGGTTTAGCTCAACCTTTGCTTATAGGTAGAGAACGAAACCAGGATGAGAACTCAGAGGACAATGACGATAGTGAAGTAGCCTCGGAAAACTCTCATGAACCAGCAACATCAATTGCTTCAGCATACAGATTGCTGACTCCATCCGTGAAGGTTTCCTTCCCCCTGCCCTCCCAAGTATAGACTTTTATTTTGTACTGTTGTTCGTTCCAATATTCGAAATAAATAAGAGAACAGTCTAAATAGGGTTCTTCTTTTATTAAGAAAGTTAGGTAAATTAATTGTGTAATATAAGAAAATGTTATCTTAGTGTTAATGATAATGGTAATCGGTAAATGCATTCCAGTTATTAGAATGTACATCTGCATGACACACAGGAATATGTACATGTGCTACTATTTTGCCTCAAAACAACTGTACTGCTATAGTGCTATTGACATGCCATTTTGAATGAACTGAGCCCAGATGAAAAGCTTGCATAAGTGTGTATCCTTTTCTTTGGAAAATTGCATGCTCAACTGCTTTTGTCATCTTTCAATCTTTGTTGGAGCTACCTTCTTCTGTACTTGCCTTTTTCATATCTTTACAAGAGTGGTTATTTGTCAGGCCCAGCTGTTGATATACTTCATGCTCAAGTATGCTATGGAAATTTTACTCTCTGAGTCAAGCGTTGTCACTACGTACTATTTTAGCTGGTCTACAAGTGCTGTTGCTATCTTTCTAGCAATTCTTGGATTAACAGTTCTTCCAGTAAATGCCATTGTTGGAAGCTATATTACAAATTTGTTTGAGGACAGGTAAGCTCTGTGTTCTAAAGAAAACATACTACAGTAAAGTCTTATCTTCTTTAGACATTGTTTTTCCTCTCTTAATTGAAACATGCTCTGCAGTACATTGCGAattgttttgttttgattttggaCTTAAAATTTAGTTCGTCACACTCTTTGCATATGGTCAAGGCATCATATTCGAAATCATTTCATCGCAATGCATGATGAAAAGTTGCTGATGTGGTCCTTCTAATTTGCAGGCAAATTTTGTTGGCATCTGAAGTCATGGTTCTCATTGGTATAATCACGAGCTTTCGTTTCACACCTCACTACTCCATTCCACAATATGTCATTTCAGCTCTCATTACATTTGTATTTGCTGAGGTGCTTGAAGGTATGCATGCTTGTATATGTTCAGTGCAACCATCTCAAATCATTACGTACAGCAAAACCTAATAAATCAATCATATTCTACTGATTTATCCGCCACGCAACTACTGATATCGAGCGATGCAGGAGTGAATCTGTCCTTGCTCTCGCGAGTAATGTCGTCGAGGCTTTCCCGAGGGACCTACAATGGCGGACTCCTCTCGACAGAGGCTGGGACGTTGGCCCGTGTAATCGCAGATGCCACAATTACCGCAGCAGGTTATCTAGGCACGGACCTCCTCCTCAACGTCACGCTTCTGCCACCTCTTGTGATCTGCATAGCCTCGATCGCTGCAACACTCTACACTTACAACACGCTCTACTGAAGAGGCAATGTTTGTTCTCTTGTAGCTATATATGCAGCAATGATCCTGGTTAAAACGATTCCTGCGCACATTGGATTTGCATATTTTGTTCAAGCATGGTTTGTAATCGTTCAATTAAGTGTATTTGTAATGTTTCTTGTATTCAATGCATTATGTAAAGATTCATCCTGTAAAGCTTTATGAGCTGGTGTTGCTTTCCTCTGAAACTCGTGGATCTCGCTCCTCGTTTCCCCTTGGGGTCAGCCAAATCGGAACCACATCATGAGCACCTGGGTCCCAATCTGCAATGACCGAAGCGAATCATCATTTTCTGGGCCTAGGCAGTAAACTGGGTCGAGATGATTTAAGCTGCAGCGGTTGAGCTTTTCTAAAAATCTGCTGCTgacttttttttctgaaaagctaACACTAGCTTTTAAAAGGTTGTTTAGCTTTTTTACTAAAAAATTACGAACAACTTATAAACTAAGCTTTtcagctttccatataaacttaGCTAAAAGCTTTCaaatttttaaaaagaaaattccaGTATTTAAAAACTACATGAAAAAATCGCTGTTTATTCACACCACGTCAAACAAACAgcacctccgcctcccgcccACGAGACGCTCCCGTTCACCTCCGCCGGCTCGAATCCCGCCGCTCGTTGTCGATCTGACGGCTCCCGTGACCTCCGGGGTGGACGGTGGAGGTGGACGGTAAGTCGGTAAATGAAATACTGCCCACCCGCCGGCTGTCGAGCGGCGCTGGGAGATGGGAGTATGGGACTCGGTCGTCCCGTTCCGCCGCGCGCAAATCAAGGTCCCTCGAGCTGTGCGCCTCGAGCGGCTCCGGTTGGCAATTGCCTCGCCGCCCTCTGCACACGGACTGATCCATCCGCGCGCTGCAACCGATACGCGCCGTTGTTGGGGTGggcacgccggcgccgcgcgcggcacGGCCATGCCCCTTCAGCCCTTCGTTCCGGGAGTGTAGCGCCGCGTCGCTGTGCCTGCGGCACCCGGTCGTCCGCTTTGATCCAATCCCGCGCGAAGCTGGTAGGTGAGGCACTGTGACAAACCGCCAAATTAAAACTTAATAATGACCATCATTTGAACACATCCAGCTCATTAACTTAATGATTTAATTTGACAGTTTGTATTCCCTAGTATGATGATCGAAACAAACACCAATAatctcacgcgaaggtgagcgCAGATGGCACAAACATGATAGCTTTTACACAGATATAAGTAATACAACATAAGAATGATACAAAAGTTTATAAAAATGGTTCAAATATAGGAATAATACATAGATTTAAAAGGTACAACGGAGATCCAGTTTAAACACAAATTCGATCAACTAACTCTAAAGCGGTAACGACGACGAGAAGAAGATATCACATCAAGCTCACCGATATGACACCAAAGAGAAGCGGCGCCTCCTGAAATAGGGTCACAACAACAACcctaagtatactaatactGAGCAAGATTTACCCGACTATGGTATATATATAGCTGATTCCTAGTAAGGCTTTTAGCTCTGGGATTTCTTTTGCCAAAAAATCGATTAATAGTGGAtcttattttcaatattttagctcaggtttAATATGTAGCAAGTACCAACTAGATTTGCATCACTGACTAGAGTGAGCATGGTATCCAATATTAATCATCAAAGAATATCATAAATATATCTCATATCATCACCATTCCATTCTCATTCCACATCTTTACTACGATgtgactaagggggtgtttgggagacaggggctaaactttagcccctatcacatcggatgtttggatactaattaagaatattaaatataggttaattacaaaactaattgcacaacccctaggctaaatcgcgagatgaatctattaagcataattagtccatgatttgacaatgtggtgctatagtaaccattcgctaatgatggattaattaggcttaatagattcgtctcgcgatttagcctaggggttctgctattagttttgtaattagttcatgtttagtcctcccaattagcatccgaacatccgatgtgacagggttaaagtttagcccctccctCCCAAACAAGGCCTAAAAGATCGAGGTTCTCCTATTCGAGAGCGGCAGTGAATCGATTCAATTTAATCCTTGCAAGAAAAACCTAATCACACGACACATGCACTCCCCGTCGAGCCGCATGTGGCAACCGTTCTCTTGGAGAACGCTAAATACTTGAACTGCTCCAGGACCCTCTCAAGTATTAGTCCCCGTCGATACTCCGACGGGTCAGACATGAGTTACTGACTAGCACCCGAATAGGAAGAAGGTATCAACCTCAAACTACCAGCGCGCACTAAGGTACGTAGGTTTACCTATTTCAACTACCTCCTACTCCCAGCATATGATTAGTACTGTTCAAACTTAATCAGCACAGCCAACAACGATTTGGACCTTAACCGACACAAGCGGAGGCTTACTTTTCAATCCATGTCATATCCTTAACCAAACTCATCTCCGCCTGgtttccatttttctttcctCAATGATTCATTCTCAAGTAACTTTGCCAAAAGTATGTCCTATATCTCGTGAGTAACAagaaatcacttgacttctaCCGGATTCTAATTAAGCATGGCAGTGCTAACAACTTACTAGTATACCCAGGGAACCTATGGaccatgcatctatggtttcagtCAACTCTaaaaaacgtaaatgcacaatacTTAAATAAAACATTGCATAGTTGGAAAATaaaggttatgctccggggcttgccttcctagcAGTAGAGTTAGTGTCAACTAGACCTTGGCCCTTCCGACCTTAGGTCAGGTCTTCGGGCTGCTGTTGTTGATCCTTTCTCCTTGTTCACACACAATCTGGTACACCGCATCCTCAACTATGGAATCTACATGTATGCCACGATGCAATGCAAGTGAGTGAATAAATCGTAAACATGACAACACAACTTCAAGTTTTAtgcagcaactcaatcatacaaCAAGTTAACTTTGCAGAAACTCAATCATACATCATGTAAAGACCAAAAGAAGCATAAAAGTATAACCTTATCTACACAAAGAAACATGGTTAGTGTTAAAAGAATTAACTAGAGTTTTCATGTGAGACATACAATTATCAAATTAAGCCAATAACATTTCAGTATTTTGGTTGCTACGTGTTTAGGTAAAATTAATTTTCAAAACCACCAAAAAATGGTTACTCTTAGAATTTCCAACACTTATGAATTTTTATTCAAACATGCACTTAAATTAGGATTTTGAGCTTGTTTCAACAGTCAAACATTTTCAAGGTTCAAAATTGATTCATGTAACATTTCAAACTATATTGAGCATAAAATTTCATATTTTCAAATGTATACTTTTTATTAGTATTTAATTGCCAAAAGCTTAAACCCTCCATAAATTGCACTTTAAAAGAACTAACATTACATGTGTAGAAATGTTATCAAAAATTAATAAATACAgttatgcatgcatgattagtGTTACTAACATGTTAAATGCTTAATGAGTGTTATTAACACCAGGGGTTTCACAAGGCGGTGCCTTCCTGGGGCAAGCCAGCGGCAGAACCAGTCCCGATATCAGGTGGAGCGAGTGGAACCCGTGGAGTGTGGCCGCCATCATCCCGTGGCAGCACGGCGCCGCGGCAACCTCACGTCCTCATTGGCTCGTGTTCTGTGACAACATCTCCGCCAGGTACATGCCTCGTAATCCCGTACATCATCGACGCACCAAGCACATCAAGCTGGACATCCATTCTTTTCCGGTAGAGAGTGGCCCTTGGCGAACTCTGAGTTCTGCAGGCTCCCATGGTCCGGCAGGTGGCAGACATCTTCATGAAAGGCTTGCCGACGGCGCTCTTCGACGACTTCAGAGATAGCCTCTACGTTGGGTCGCCCGACCTGAGTCTGCGAGGGGGTAGCAGACGTTCTCCAACCGCCATGCACGGCTTCCTCCGAGAACGAAcctctgcccgccgccgccgcgcacggcgcACCACGCCCACGCGCTCGCCAGGCTAGCGCATCTCGCCACGACGGGCGGCCTGGAGACAGCACTAGAAGATAGGCTTGAACTCTTGTTGTACATGTACAAATTCATAGACAAGATCAATACAATTCCTGCGGTTTATCAACTCTCGATTCTGCAAATTCCCTTCAATCTTCAATTGAGATGATTCAGCTCACAACTCGCAACTTGATTCACACTGGAGTCTGCCAGTGATTCATTTTCTGGGCCTGGGCAGTAAACTGGACCGAGCTGATTCCTATCGGCCCACGCGACGCTCCCGCTCGCCTTCGTCGGATCAGATCCTGCCGCTCGTTCTCGATCCGACGGCTTCCGTGGCCTCCGGAGCCGTCCACACCCGGTTCCCCGtagccggctcgccgccgcggtcacCGCCGTCCGCCGGCTGTTCAGCGGCGCTGGGGTGAGGGGACCCGGTCGTCTCGCTGCGCGAACATCAGGATCCCTCGAGCTGTGCGCCCCGAGCAGCTCCGGCAGGCATTGTTGCCGCGACGGGCCGTTGTCTGTAGCATTCATGCCGACGATggcctcgccgcgccggcgtTCTCGCCTGCAAGCAACACCGCCGCGGCActgccatcgccgtcgccgtcgctaCCACACGAGCGGTTACCTTCCAGGAGATGCCTAGCACGTCGTCTCCCTGAGTTTCACAACGCGCGAATCGTGCAGCTGTTTGGGGGTGAAAAAACGACGCCAATCGTGCAGGTTCGGCCCCATGGCGAACTTGCCGAGCCTCTGTATGCACAGCGGAGATGCAGCAGGGATAGCTGATCAGGCAGGGCAG from Setaria italica strain Yugu1 chromosome VII, Setaria_italica_v2.0, whole genome shotgun sequence includes the following:
- the LOC101779939 gene encoding SPX domain-containing membrane protein OsI_17046, translating into MVNFGKRLMVDQVEEWKGYYINYKLMKKMLKQYVEQTQNGGKDREQVLKEFSRILDDQIERIVLFLLQQQGRLASRIEELGEQRTAILEQYDISQVSQLRDAYREVGFDLIKLLRFVDINATGVRKILKKFDKRFGYKFTDYYVTTRANHPYSQLQQVFKQVGIVAVVGALSRNLEYLQHHEGSFVSIYDHPAVTLKDPIIDQVNHAVQKLTHATNFMQFLGQHALIVQEDGQSGSEDLVDDQNYHFMSLMLNLVNTFLYMVNTYIIVPTADDYAVSLGAAATVCGIIIGSMAVAQVFSSVYFSAWSNRSYFRPLVFSSIMLFFGNLLYALAYDLNSLIVLLIGRLLCGLGSARAVNRRYISDCVPLKMRLQASAGFVSASALGMACGPALAGFLQIKFKIYSLNFNQSTLPGWVMCIAWLIYLLWLWLTFKEPEHFSKSVVNKQSSESGHQGNTNLEEGLAQPLLIGRERNQDENSEDNDDSEVASENSHEPATSIASAYRLLTPSVKAQLLIYFMLKYAMEILLSESSVVTTYYFSWSTSAVAIFLAILGLTVLPVNAIVGSYITNLFEDRQILLASEVMVLIGIITSFRFTPHYSIPQYVISALITFVFAEVLEGVNLSLLSRVMSSRLSRGTYNGGLLSTEAGTLARVIADATITAAGYLGTDLLLNVTLLPPLVICIASIAATLYTYNTLY